A segment of the Crassostrea angulata isolate pt1a10 chromosome 10, ASM2561291v2, whole genome shotgun sequence genome:
aGGGATTACGTCACTGGATAAAACAATAGAATTTGTGCTTCAAAGTTTCCTTGATCAAAATAAGAATTCATTTCCGGATAGTTGACCTAACAAACACATGTAGttcttacaaattaaaaataaacttcatATCTGTGTATTTGACAATCtcttcaataaataaatactgtaacaatatatatattacaattagTTTGTACACAATATTCACTTTACacaattaaatcatacataGTATTCCTAATATTAATTCAATCATACATCACAAAAACAGACACTTTCATTCTTATATATAAATGCATGTCAACAAAAGCATTCCATGCTttcagcacttttcaattttcttataGAGAAATTGGAAAAATTCATTTACTAGTATTTTCCCATCACTTATAAAACATGATGCTATAAGATGACAAAAAGCATATAAAAGTTGGAAAACATTTTTGGcaagaaaaacaaaaccaaacaaacaaactagaCTGAAAACACTTTCTATTAGCTGTTAATTCACAACATGCACCATTACAGTAACCTTACAACAATTAACAAtaacactctctctctctctctctctctctctcctctctctctctttctctctctctctctttctctctctctctcttcatgTCCTTTAGGCTCACAAGTACAAAAATCTTACAAGTCACGGGGTTAACATTAGGAAACTATCTAGCACTATTCTTAATGCAAACATTACAACATGAGGATGAAGTGCTCAAATTAGCAGAACACCATTAATGTATGCACCCTTTTTTTCCTTTTAGCATTTTTTGTTCAGTTGACATGGAGACAACATTAAGTACAATACAATCATGTGagaatcatttctttaaaacaaattgtcTGTGCATGTCCAAATTATGCAGCTTTTACAAACTTAAACATAAGCTTATTgcttattattatatttttttctccagTTAGTGTCATGGGCCTTATTGAACCATTGGTTAACCAAAccttgtatataaaatttcaaagtgaGAAGGAGAATTAACTTTCCACAGAAAAATGAGTTAAACAATGAAAGACATATTCTTTCTTCTTCAAATCTTTTTGTTCACGAATAAAACAAGAACAGATGACCAATTAGCACACCAGTACTTTTCTGTAAATTTGCAGaaataacaaatgaaaaaaaaaaagtttaacaaaaaGCCCATTTCACACATAGAGAAAAATGACAACATATAGTTTTCCCTGTCTCTAGTTATGAGATCAAACACAGTCTgagcaacaaaaaaaaaaaagaggcaTGACAAATAATAAGTCTGATATATCACTACAAGTCATGCCAGGCACAACCCATATTCCTTAATAATCCAGATctgtttttgaatttatattatgTCGATTCCATTGATCAGCTGTTCACGTCAATTTCCTTGAAATGTAAGTGTTATATGACTAGCAACTGAACTGTTACAGAACAATGATGGatataaatgtactaaaatataaCGGATAATCTGTGACTATAATACTATTTGGATGCTACGAGAAAGACAAAGTTATGGACTAAACTTAGTCCCCCTGGGGTCACCCCCGCCGTCATTGCTGGTACTCCAGAATCTGCTTGTGATAAAACAGTAAGTACCTGcaagggaaaaaaaatcaaaagattatAAAATGTCAGAACTCAGTCTTAATTTgaaacaagggcaccgctaagcggagcatcccctcgcgacatgaaTTATTGTGTGTTGGATGCATTTTTTAGGAATATACAAAATGTAATTAAGTAGACCAAATTGTACTAACCCTCCATTActacaaaaagttttttttacctgttctagatctaaatccaaaaaaatatcaagttgttgatttgaactgcttactttcactttaGTTTCACATAGGGGAGCGGAAGTAGTTATTGTCAAGTCCtacataaaatttctttttaaaattgtgttattttaaagatatattaaaaagtatTCAACTAATGGACTTGAAAATGAAGAGGATTTGTCGTTTTACCATGCCAAATACGTGTACGAAGTTTGATAAATATCCATGCAAGGGTTTCTTCAAATCTTTctttgcgcgaggggataataaaTCAAAAGTTGATTCAAAACTAATTATTAgagtataataatttttaatatggGTGCAATTATTTGCCTTTTGTATCcaaaaagtgggttttttttttagatcaattGATTACAAAAATAGAACATGTTTTTAGCAATTCAACATTTGCCTTTGAGAATGTAAAATTGAGCAAAAAATATAGCAACCTGCAGAAAAACCCAGAATACTAGTTTGTTCAAAATTTTGTGCATTTCAAATACTaacaggaaaatacatgtataattgcaaagttgaaattttaaaaaaaagattaatatcttttttatgaaagTAAATAGCcatgtaatgaaatatttcaattttataaaatctaatgctcaaaatcaattaatcatcttttaaaactctaaattaaatactgtggaatcatttaattttgtcgGGCCCAATTTTCTTGTATTGTCAGTATTATGCTGATTCCTGGAGATGTAATATCGTGGATGCGTCGTTATTATTATTACTATTAACATAATTACTATCATCATTAGTTTTCCTCTAGGACGTAAATTCATGGGTGAGGGCTacccacaaaaattgagccaccacaaattctaatgatttcacagtattcaCTAACTCTTACCCTTCGCTTTTCAAAACTTCATTGAGCGTGGCTTTGGTGATCAGGTGGTCATCACATTTGAACCACTGATCCTTGTGCTGGCGAATGAAGCAGGTGTAGTGACCGCATTCAATTGTACCCATATGGTTCACAACAGCAAACAATGAATACCTGCAACATAATACACTGAGACTGAAATatctatacatatatatacatatcaaaCCAATAATGCATCTGGCATCTGACTTAACTGTAGCCGCATGGACtggattttaaacatttattgtttttcagGGGTGGAATTCAAACTATTATGAATTTCAATGTAAGAGAAAACCTGCTTTTAATATAATTGcagaattttataagaaaaggTTTGGGATAAATCAATACAGGGAAATATGTAATGAAAAGTATACCCACAATGCACATTTTGAAACTGAATGTATTAATTGTCAAACACTGCAAATTTAATCTTTGACggaaaacacattaaaacatgtacataatatacACTCTAGATTCTTTTATTgcgatcattttttaaatgaatgaaatagaCTGCAGcagttatttatataattaaagaGAAGATAGCAACCAAGGCTTACTTATTATCACATGAAAGACCTTTGGCAGATTCCTGTACAATTTGATTCCTGTAGCCATTGGTATTGTTTCTGGAGGAGGACATAAACGGCGTCATGTCCAGTTCCTCGGGGAATGATACAAAAGTTGAGATCTTCTTGTGGAGGCCTGTTGAGTGCTCGAACCTCTGCAAAACATGTAAAAACTGAGTCAAGAGGAAAGCAGTGTCATATAGATAAGAAGTTGATATTGGCAGTGATGCAGATTACATTTGCTTTGACTGTTGGTTCAACCATTCATTTTCAGTTGACAAAGGAATTCTTCAAATCATTCATGTATGGTAATTCACAAAATATTCCACTTTCTACATGTAAGAATGTTCAATACACCttgctttttattatttaatatttttttttttatttatttattttttttttgggggggggggggggggagttgaaAGGGATGAAATATGTGTCATAATAATAGCAGACAGACAATCAATGCTTATCATACATATAACCATCtaactttttaacaaaaaatcaaattcatgaaatgttaaTTAACatcaaaaatgtttacaaacaaGAAGAAATGGTGGTGGCCAGTAAAAAATGAACAAGCATATTTCAGTGCTAGAGGCCTTTTCAAACACCAAGAAACCAGCAGCAACAAACCTTGAGGTGAAAACAGGCCACTATAGGCAGCTTCTTCATAGTCAGCTGTTTGGTTGACTCCTGATAACTGTGGCAGGTGCTACACTTGATCTTCGCAGAACTGCCCAAGTGCTCAGGCTTGGTAAATCtacaaaagtaatttaaaaagcTCGGTGAATGAAAACAAActtaaaccaattaaaaaataaataaatgctgtTTCATATAGGATTTTTTCACACGAGATTCTTCTCATCCTAATTGCCATCTATATTCACATTTGTTCATACGACTTTGTGCCTCTGTATTCTACAAACTAGCAAGtttcaaatgaatttcaaaatttcattgagGAATCAATACCGTGAAATCATAGGTGTGATTTTTATggaatgctattttttttttgtagttctGGGAGGACGGAATTTAGTGGATTGgctttaaaaacttttatatcACAATTTTTCGAGTATGTAAATTTGTACTTTAGTGGGAAAATGGTACccatcaaatttatttaatttgtgcCACTACAAAATCTAATGAGACCTCAGTCAATCATCTTACCGTTTTAAGCAATCTAACAATGAGGTAGGTTCATATGTCCCTGGACTGTTTGAAAAACCTGCAAAAACATACAACAGCTTTTGTGTAATTTGTATACACTGGTTAACACTGAACTAAATTATTCTCATTGCAACAGCTTGTAAACACACTTAACAGACAAAGGTTCACTATGTACAGAAGTTCAACATAAAtaatattgatgaaatttagTTTACGTTCATTGAAACAAGGCAGCAGTATAGACTAAAGCTGCATTAGagatacaacttgaaaacatgttatcaaccccccccctcccaaaaaatgactattttGTTCTTTGACACAGATGATTTGCTCACAATTATAATTTCCCTCTTCTACTTTACTAGTCAGTAAACAATAACTTTGAAAGACAAAGATTTATACTCAAACTGATTGAATACTGTTGATTCTTTATTTTAAGCGAGTTCTTAATTTCGCAATTCAatcatttttcatcaaattgcgagaatataaaatcatgaaCGCCAAATTTTTATCACATATAGTTTCATTTAACTTACAtctgtctgaaaaaaaataagcgAGAATTTAAAATCTGCGAGATGTGCCTCTCGTAGATTTTAatcagatattaattcctcttgtttaattaggaatctacagagTAGTCACTGTGTACCTGAACTTGGAGATGAGCTGGAGTTGTTAACATTGAGGAGAGCGTTTGGTATGGGGGCTCCTGGTCCCAGATCTAGAGATATGTCCCATATAGGGTCTATCGTGGTCGACACGTTACTGCAAGACAGACGTTTATGCACTTTGTTAAACCACAAATCAATGTACTTCAAATTCCtaccccctttttttttttttttttttttttttattaaatggtaACGACATTCCACTggtgtatcaaaatattataaatgtgTCATTTATGCATGCTAcatttcataatacatgtacaatttacaattacatacatgtttatgtatattgtgtatataatatgtaattttaactatatattcttttcctttttataaacaaattggtataatagtttaaaactatgtccattttcttgattttttgcaTCTTTttcttagtacatgtactaatgatTAAGTTAAGTACCAATTCTTATTCTACATCAACTACCCAAAAATGTtctaaattaaatacatattcTACATTAAGTCCACATTTATATTCTAAATCAAATGCCTATTCACATTCTATATTAAGTTCCCTTTTACATTCCAActttaatacatatacaaaatgtaTTCACAATCTTTATTAAGTTCCCTCTTAATACATCAAAGGTAAAGTACTGTTGAGAAACTGACTACAACAAAGGAGTATGTGCGGTATTATGCAtattttgcccccaaaattaatgttttttaaaaagcttcaAAAATAATGTAGAGGATAGTTCAAATCATATCGGAAATAAGTGCGTAAAAAGTTGTCACCACAGTGATGTCATTATGTAGAAATtacgtcatgaagattgtcttatttgccaaaatatgggtgttttccgagggtttttcgactgggaaacatcgagcgcaggcttgctcaagtaccatttttcaGTATGATGTGTATATTGATATAAGGAAACACATTTcttaaaatcgtacttgagcaggcctgcgctctatacttccgaatgcaaaatataaaggaaaaatgacaatattttcatttgtttgcaaaattgcgCGAATTTGGTCATAAAGGTGACGTCTGTACAATGATtaatgaagatttgattttcataagaCACTACTTAGAAATTGGTTAAAACTGGGGACAGATATTCAACCATTCCAAATATAGTCCTTTGGTACAGTACAGGTAAGAAATTAACCATTTTAAATTTGGTACAGTACaggtaaaaaattaacattttcataTTTGGTACAGTACAAGTAAGAAATTGACCATTCCAGATTTGGTAGAGTACAGGTAAGAACTTGACCTACTTGCACTCCTGACAGGTGACATCAGACTGTAGGCCCCCTGTGAAGATTTGGTCAATGATACAGTTACAGTGATGGGGGTTCCCTGATGTCATTCCATTCCTTCCTGTAAAGATTATTCAAGACCATCTatacattaattaaaaatgttttttaagatttgaagtaATTCACCAGTATATGGTAACATGAATACATATTAAGTTTAtgtactttttttcaatgaagGGTGCCTGTCATAATGATATTCAAAGACAACAGAAAACAGAATCTttgtaaataaacattatatgacAGTCAAGAAAAAATCTGCTAAATCAAAACCTCAATCCTCAATTTGTTTTTCACAGTCAAACTTGTGAATACCACATAAAAACAGTGGTTATAATGTGTATAGAACCAATAAGAGAATTTTGTGTAGAAAAATGTTGGGATGGATAATTCTTCAGTTGGGTGTTTGTGGGGATGGGGTcgacatttctttttttttttttttttttttgggggggggggggggggctgggatTGGATATGTGTAAGAATCTTTGACATGCAGATTTTCATAATATCAGAGTATACAAACTTGTAGTTGTGTTGAACATTTCTTAATTCTTATTATTAGGTAGCCTAAAATTCAACAATTGCACATGCATTCtgatttatctaaaaaaagCAAGCAATTTAGTTTTTATTAGGATAAAATCTGATCTCATGcctaaaagaaaaattaagtcTGCTCGAAGATCTTCATGCAGGaacataaattcaaatttaggaatttcaaaaaaatattaaattagaGTCTTATTGAATTTGTGTTATCATCAAGacaattataacatttaaatattttgtgcaaagtctgcatgtgtttaaaaaatggtTCTCCACTTGCAAAGTTCATctattataaattaacaaaGTATACACATCGTACAGTATTGCATTTAAACAGTAAAAgatattattttacatatatcataGATAAGAATATATTAAATTCAGTAATGCAAAAACAACACAAATAAACTTTACCCaacacaaacaaaaatacatctGTACCACATTGAGTTTATGGACTGGGTAATATCTAAAACATGTTGCCACTCTTACATACCCTCTGTAACCATGGGCCAACTcattttacccccccccccccccacaaaaaaaaaaaaattttaaattgtgttaatataaacatgtaactGATTGATCACAAGATCAAAGTTGTTTCCTATATCCATGCATATGGCAATAAAATGGTTGAATGTGCCAGCACTTGACATCATGCGGCAAAGCTTCAGAAAACAAACCTTTAGTTTTTTGGCATAAGATAAAGATCTGACAACATTTGGTCTATCAACCAAAAAACATGGCAGATGCAAAACAATTAACATAAAGGCATAAAATATTACCGTAAAATAGGCTATTTACCCTGGTGGTAAAGTACACATtttcaggagttgaacaataAGCGTGGGTATTAAATATGCACATACGAGATTTACCCCCATGCAAGTTTCAATTTTTCATACCATATGCTCTGAGGTATTTTCCACTGTTTTAAGCTTACTGCGTAATTAGTGTACATTTTCCCcaggcatacatgtacataaccattttacaattttaacatcTGTGAAACTGAAAAAAGTTCAATGAGCTGGTCCATGGTGTCAGtaagcaaatgtaaatatatggtttaaataatttccttagaaagtataatggtacATTATTTTACATTGCATAATCTAATACACATAGACATTCAAAGAATCCAAGACTGTTCATGCACTGACAAAACATTTATCATGCACTTACCAAAGACAAATGTAGCCAGAATCACAAAGGTTACATGGTACATGAAATCATgcatgaattacatgtacaggtattGTGTACATGAGTGATGTATAAATGGGTACATATGCATGTTCATACAATCTTGTAttccctctttttttttcaaagcaatCATCTTAAATCTCATTTTCATATATTCAGAACTATACAAACTCAGTAGAATCtatttcaaaaaagtttttttttttaacctagaACAGGCTCAGATAAGGACTTAACCTAGGCCATAAAACAACAaagagctcacttttgatctaagtctcactttCACACTATAAATTACTTTTGTAACAGTGAGATTTTAAAGGTCAACAATGAGCTTGCCCAAGTTTTCTTGGCCCCTAACCCTTAAgagaaaagtaaaaaatgttgCAGAGACTAGAACAGAAGCAAGACTTTGAAGAAGGGAAGATACAAGCCTGTACAAACCTGTGAAGAACTTGTTGATGGATAAACACTTATTATCGGAGTAACCTTTACAATGTCGATGCAGCACGTCCAGCGCTGCGATCAAGAACTCGTGAGCATCCTGTTGTTCGTATCCTGCCAGGTGCCGAGCATTGGTCCAGACCAAATGTAATAGACGATATGGAATATGGGGAGTTCTATTGCCAGAATAAAACTACaaaagaaataatattaaaatacatgtacatttgtacctTTCGTTCCTACAACACAATAGTGTTGACTTTTTCAACGGAAACAAAAATCTGTTAAAAGTTTCTCAGATAAACTCTcattttcaacaaataaattttatgttaCATATATTCTGCTTGACAGTGAGTAAgtgaaatttttttcatgattcTAAGAATTGgtgatgaatattttgtttttatattgagCTCCGCTCCACTCAAGAAATATACCTCCTGGAAAAGTCTTGCCATTTCACAAACAAGACATTGTTGTGCTTCTACTGAGGTCATTTGACAGTTGTGCTTGTCAGCAAGGAAAAAATCACGTAGCACCGGGGTATGTATCAATGATTGCACAATACAGTTCATAAAACAGGTATTTCCTAAGTTGATTAAACCTCTCAAAcctgaaaaaaatagaaatcagACCGGTACTTATTTCCAATGCAACTTACTTTCAAAATGATGCTGGAAAAGACCAGATATTGAgatgaaatcaaaattaaattcattttacttTCACTTAAATTGGTcttacaacaaaaatatataaaacagagAAATTTGTTCAATTAATAtatcttttatctttttattttctacaaacaAAATTGATCATCTCTGCATATGTTGGATGttcattatcaaaaacatgCAATATTATCACTTTTATTCTcaatgattaaatgaaataagaCATTAAAATACATTGCTTGAACATATATTCTTACCTAtagttgatttattttcaacttTTCTTCTCTTGGGGTTCTGCCTTAATATTTCCACTTCAACCTCTGTTGGCTCCCAAGCTATGAAATTGTATGATTTTAATCCTGTTTTGATGAAATAATATTACAATAGAAAGGAAGTATATAAGATGCACCATAATCTTAAACAGAagtatgtaaaaattttaattttcttacagttttcataaaatatttttatttaaatctttatgaTGGTAATGTCTAATAAAATTATGCTAAATAATAGTACAAACGATGGTCAAACCTAATGATTTGGCAGCTTTTTCATTCTGAATTTGAGCAATGCTTTCAAGCTCTTTGTCATAGACATAATCTCCACATTCAAAGCAAAATATTGTTCCATAGGTCATGTCAGCAGCTGTGAATTGAGTATAATAACACTCCattcattataaaaacaataatgtttattaaattccaacatataattatgagagagagagagagagagagagagagagagatacctAAATTGTGGTTTTTTGAAAAGGCATGCTCATGTATATGTTTAGTTGTATAGCAGCCAAAATAGACACAGTACAGGCAGGCATGTAGTCTGAAGGAAGGGAAGCGGCAGGTGTGGCACACCCCTGACTTGCCCtgaaagaaatttaaagaaatatgagatttgattatttccttgttgttttcattaaacgcaatatcataaaacataatcattaaaataataaataacttAAATTTCACTTCTTTCAGATGCACTTAGTATAACTAAAGTTATTGTGcatttaaatctaaaaataagaCAAGCAATGGGATTGTCAAAACAAACAATACACCTTTCTTCGTCTAGCATTATCCGAAGAAGCAGCGATAAAATATGCATGAATTATTCGAAATTGGTTGGTTCCATATTTAGACTTATACTCTGTAATGTGTCCACAACTTGTCATAGTCATAATAACGTGTCCACTTGATTGCAAGTCCccagtttcattttttgaaataacaGCTTTCTTGTCTCGACAAAAACCTGACAAAGATTATGCGCAGATGAGGCCCATTCTGTTCTACTTTACGCATGGTACAAATTCCGGTTCCGCCAGTGCTACGCTGAATGTTTAGTCACCACTGTTGTGGCATAATATTGGTAATTCTGTCCTGATACCTAGCTTTttagacaattttttaaaacatcaattgCAAATTTATCTGCAAGCATAAAGAATCGTGTTTTGCTGGAACAACAAACTTTTCACTTTTACTTTCAAAATACAGTTATGCATTTGTACTTTCGGTTTATCTTTTGACATGTGTCCCTGTCATGAGTGATTTCAAGAGTATGACAACACAATTGTATGTCTACAACATCAATTACAGTTTTAGActtgtaaataaaatacattgctTTAGCtacttttacatacatgtatgtaaatattgtgaaaatggAAAAGCACACACTGTAACTTGGCAGTCATATAATTATctaattttattctttgtttcaGGGTTTCttagattttttctttcatttactttaagaaaacaaaataggGTAAATCATGTCCTGGGAAAAGATTTTAACCATCATTGGCTGCCCATTAGGACTGCTTTACATTCTAAAGATCATTCTGTCTCACAGAAAGAAGCAGAATTTGAAAGGGAAAGTTGTCTTGATAACAGGAGCCAATTCTGGATTGGGGAAAGGTTTgttaatgtttgtaattttGGAAGAAAAAGAATGTCTAAAACTACTGTACATGTGGGATGAAATCTGTATTTCATAATCCCCATATATCAGGTACATTGTACTTTTCTACTTTATGTTGAATCATTAACATCATAGTGGTAAATATCCTGATGTAAACAAGTACAGATTTGCGAAGATGTAATTGGTGGATCACAAG
Coding sequences within it:
- the LOC128165142 gene encoding ubiquitin carboxyl-terminal hydrolase 22-like isoform X1, with product MTMTSCGHITEYKSKYGTNQFRIIHAYFIAASSDNARRRKGKSGVCHTCRFPSFRLHACLYCVYFGCYTTKHIHEHAFSKNHNLAADMTYGTIFCFECGDYVYDKELESIAQIQNEKAAKSLGLKSYNFIAWEPTEVEVEILRQNPKRRKVENKSTIGLRGLINLGNTCFMNCIVQSLIHTPVLRDFFLADKHNCQMTSVEAQQCLVCEMARLFQEFYSGNRTPHIPYRLLHLVWTNARHLAGYEQQDAHEFLIAALDVLHRHCKGYSDNKCLSINKFFTGRNGMTSGNPHHCNCIIDQIFTGGLQSDVTCQECNNVSTTIDPIWDISLDLGPGAPIPNALLNVNNSSSSPSSGFSNSPGTYEPTSLLDCLKRFTKPEHLGSSAKIKCSTCHSYQESTKQLTMKKLPIVACFHLKRFEHSTGLHKKISTFVSFPEELDMTPFMSSSRNNTNGYRNQIVQESAKGLSCDNKYSLFAVVNHMGTIECGHYTCFIRQHKDQWFKCDDHLITKATLNEVLKSEGYLLFYHKQILEYQQ
- the LOC128165142 gene encoding ubiquitin carboxyl-terminal hydrolase 22-like isoform X3, with protein sequence MTMTSCGHITEYKSKYGTNQFRIIHAYFIAASSDNARRRKGKSGVCHTCRFPSFRLHACLYCVYFGCYTTKHIHEHAFSKNHNLAADMTYGTIFCFECGDYVYDKELESIAQIQNEKAAKSLGLKSYNFIAWEPTEVEVEILRQNPKRRKVENKSTIGLRGLINLGNTCFMNCIVQSLIHTPVLRDFFLADKHNCQMTSVEAQQCLVCEMARLFQEFYSGNRTPHIPYRLLHLVWTNARHLAGYEQQDAHEFLIAALDVLHRHCKGRNGMTSGNPHHCNCIIDQIFTGGLQSDVTCQECNNVSTTIDPIWDISLDLGPGAPIPNALLNVNNSSSSPSSGFSNSPGTYEPTSLLDCLKRFTKPEHLGSSAKIKCSTCHSYQESTKQLTMKKLPIVACFHLKRFEHSTGLHKKISTFVSFPEELDMTPFMSSSRNNTNGYRNQIVQESAKGLSCDNKYSLFAVVNHMGTIECGHYTCFIRQHKDQWFKCDDHLITKATLNEVLKSEGYLLFYHKQILEYQQ
- the LOC128165142 gene encoding ubiquitin carboxyl-terminal hydrolase 22-like isoform X2, translated to MTMTSCGHITEYKSKYGTNQFRIIHAYFIAASSDNARRRKGKSGVCHTCRFPSFRLHACLYCVYFGCYTTKHIHEHAFSKNHNLAADMTYGTIFCFECGDYVYDKELESIAQIQNEKAAKSLAWEPTEVEVEILRQNPKRRKVENKSTIGLRGLINLGNTCFMNCIVQSLIHTPVLRDFFLADKHNCQMTSVEAQQCLVCEMARLFQEFYSGNRTPHIPYRLLHLVWTNARHLAGYEQQDAHEFLIAALDVLHRHCKGYSDNKCLSINKFFTGRNGMTSGNPHHCNCIIDQIFTGGLQSDVTCQECNNVSTTIDPIWDISLDLGPGAPIPNALLNVNNSSSSPSSGFSNSPGTYEPTSLLDCLKRFTKPEHLGSSAKIKCSTCHSYQESTKQLTMKKLPIVACFHLKRFEHSTGLHKKISTFVSFPEELDMTPFMSSSRNNTNGYRNQIVQESAKGLSCDNKYSLFAVVNHMGTIECGHYTCFIRQHKDQWFKCDDHLITKATLNEVLKSEGYLLFYHKQILEYQQ